The Saccharopolyspora gloriosae genome has a segment encoding these proteins:
- a CDS encoding ROK family transcriptional regulator, producing MTDSAPTALHRLRQSNAERVLGCLRRHGELSRAAVAEHSGLSRTTLSAILGDLIRRGVVVETELPPSNRRGRPTGGLMLNPAAGHYLGLELGRSRIRLVLADAAHRVQARDDLAYGSARSATDRLALAERAVRDAADRHGVTLGTLAGMGVGSTGPGELVLAPAAGLGEPAGLRGRELIADRLARAFGVPVAVDNNTRLTALAEATWGAAAGASDLLYAHFSHGTGGGLIIGGQLIRGTGGVAAELGHLCVDETGPECWCGGRGCLERYASVPAVLRATGHRRWPVLRDALERDGAEAEAVRAAGEHAGAALAAMCTAVNAGRVVLGGELAELGERFLRPLRESFARRAMRSLRGDVEFGTATTAPWGGALGGLALALHESPLLARYPLPQHQEQAAAPDAESGG from the coding sequence ATGACCGACTCCGCACCGACCGCGCTGCACCGGCTGCGCCAGAGCAACGCGGAACGCGTGCTCGGTTGCCTGCGCAGGCACGGCGAGCTGAGCCGCGCCGCGGTCGCCGAGCACAGCGGGCTGTCCCGCACGACGCTCTCGGCGATCCTCGGCGACCTGATCCGGCGCGGAGTGGTCGTGGAGACCGAACTCCCGCCGTCGAACCGCCGTGGCCGGCCCACCGGCGGCCTGATGCTCAACCCCGCCGCAGGCCACTACCTCGGGCTGGAGCTGGGCCGCAGCCGCATCCGGCTGGTGCTCGCCGACGCCGCGCACCGGGTGCAGGCCCGTGATGACCTGGCCTACGGCTCGGCGCGCAGCGCGACGGACCGGTTGGCGCTGGCCGAGCGCGCCGTCCGGGACGCCGCCGACCGCCACGGCGTCACGCTGGGAACGCTCGCCGGGATGGGCGTCGGCTCCACTGGCCCAGGTGAGCTCGTGCTCGCCCCCGCAGCCGGACTCGGCGAGCCGGCGGGGCTTCGGGGACGGGAGCTGATCGCCGACCGGCTGGCCCGCGCGTTCGGGGTTCCGGTGGCCGTGGACAACAACACCCGGCTCACCGCGCTCGCCGAAGCGACCTGGGGCGCGGCGGCCGGGGCCTCCGACCTGCTCTACGCGCACTTCTCGCACGGCACCGGCGGCGGACTGATCATCGGCGGGCAGTTGATCCGGGGCACCGGCGGTGTCGCCGCCGAGCTCGGGCACCTGTGCGTCGATGAAACCGGGCCGGAGTGCTGGTGCGGTGGACGCGGCTGCCTGGAGCGGTATGCCTCGGTCCCCGCGGTGCTGCGCGCCACCGGGCACCGGCGCTGGCCGGTGCTGCGCGACGCGCTGGAACGGGACGGCGCCGAAGCCGAAGCGGTGCGCGCCGCCGGGGAGCACGCCGGGGCGGCGCTGGCCGCGATGTGCACGGCGGTGAACGCGGGCCGGGTCGTGCTCGGCGGCGAACTCGCCGAGCTGGGCGAACGCTTCCTGCGTCCGCTGCGCGAGTCGTTCGCCCGGCGCGCGATGCGGTCGCTGCGCGGCGACGTCGAGTTCGGCACCGCCACCACCGCGCCGTGGGGCGGAGCGCTGGGCGGGCTGGCGCTCGCGTTGCACGAATCTCCGCTGCTGGCCCGCTATCCGCTGCCACAGCACCAGGAGCAGGCCGCCGCGCCGGACGCCGAATCCGGCGGCTGA
- a CDS encoding cytochrome P450 — protein MSSATDSAAADASPSPQLPLHMRRNGFDPVPDVAQVRASSGILRFTTPFGADAWLVTRHADVRAMLGDAASFSNAEHRPDFGLPPEEAAELNRGNLLSYDPPEHTRLRRMLTPEFTVRRMRRLQPRIEEIVEDHLDAMERAGAPRDLLADFAFPVPSLVICELLGVPYEDRAEFQERTGKALDTSLPGPERAQNNIDQRAYMRELVERAQADPGEDMLGMLVREHGDALEAPDLTGIASLLLVAGHETTASMLGLGTLALLRHPDQLALVRDDPERVAPAVEELMRWLSIVHSGAPRVTTTDVEIAGQLVPAGSTVVFALPSANRDDDLVDDPDTFDITRKQINHLGFGHGVHHCVGAPLARMEMCTAFPALLRRFPNLRTVTPDDEIEFRSYHFVYNLKKLDVAW, from the coding sequence ATGTCCTCAGCGACGGACAGCGCAGCCGCCGACGCATCTCCCAGCCCGCAACTGCCGCTGCACATGCGGCGCAACGGGTTCGACCCCGTTCCCGACGTCGCTCAGGTGCGTGCGAGCAGCGGCATCCTGCGTTTCACGACCCCGTTCGGCGCGGACGCCTGGCTGGTGACCCGGCACGCCGACGTGCGGGCGATGCTGGGCGACGCGGCGAGCTTCAGCAACGCCGAACATCGCCCGGACTTCGGCCTTCCCCCGGAGGAGGCCGCCGAGCTCAACCGCGGCAACCTGCTGAGCTACGACCCGCCGGAGCACACCCGGTTGCGGCGGATGCTCACGCCCGAGTTCACGGTGCGGCGGATGCGGAGGTTGCAGCCCCGGATCGAGGAGATCGTCGAGGACCACCTCGATGCGATGGAGCGGGCCGGTGCGCCGCGCGACCTCCTCGCGGACTTCGCGTTTCCCGTGCCGTCGCTGGTGATCTGCGAGTTGCTGGGCGTGCCTTACGAAGACCGGGCCGAGTTCCAGGAGCGCACCGGCAAGGCGCTCGACACCTCGCTGCCCGGCCCGGAGCGGGCGCAGAACAACATCGATCAGCGGGCGTACATGCGCGAGCTGGTGGAGCGGGCGCAGGCCGATCCGGGCGAGGACATGCTGGGCATGCTGGTGCGCGAGCACGGCGATGCTTTGGAGGCGCCCGACCTCACGGGCATCGCGAGCCTGCTGCTGGTCGCCGGGCACGAGACGACGGCGAGCATGCTCGGCCTCGGCACGCTCGCGCTGCTGCGCCACCCCGACCAGCTGGCGCTGGTGCGCGATGACCCGGAACGCGTCGCCCCGGCGGTGGAGGAGTTGATGCGCTGGCTGAGCATCGTGCACTCCGGTGCGCCGCGAGTGACCACGACCGATGTGGAGATCGCGGGTCAGCTCGTGCCCGCGGGTTCGACCGTGGTGTTCGCGCTGCCTTCGGCCAACCGGGACGACGACCTGGTGGATGATCCGGACACCTTCGACATCACCCGCAAGCAGATCAACCACTTGGGCTTCGGCCACGGCGTGCACCACTGCGTCGGTGCTCCGCTGGCGCGAATGGAGATGTGCACGGCGTTCCCCGCGTTGCTGCGCCGCTTCCCGAACCTGCGCACCGTCACGCCGGACGACGAGATCGAGTTCCGCTCGTACCACTTCGTCTACAACCTCAAGAAGCTCGACGTCGCCTGGTGA
- a CDS encoding cytochrome P450, with protein MSSATDAPTTPDLPLHMRRNGFDPVPDLAEVREGSGLAQVRTPFGAEAWLVTRHADVRALLGDAASFSNSWQRPNFGLSEQEAAELRRGNLLTYDPPEHSRLRRMLTPEFTVRRMRRLQPRIEEIVEDHLDAMERAGAPRDLVADFALPVPSLVICELLGVPYEDRAEFQERTGKALDTSLPDDERVRLNIEQRAYMRGLVERAQADPGEDMLGMLVREHGDDLETADLTGIASLLLVAGHETTSNMLGLGTLALLRHPDQLALVRDEPERVAPAVEELMRWLSIVHSGAPRVTTTDVEIAGQVVPANSIVMFALPAANRDHELVDDPDTLDVTRKQINHLGFGHGIHHCLGAPLARMEMCTAFPALLRRFPNLRTATPADEIEFRSYHFVYGLKKLDVAW; from the coding sequence ATGTCCTCAGCGACCGACGCACCCACCACGCCGGACCTCCCGTTGCACATGCGGCGCAACGGTTTTGATCCCGTTCCCGATCTCGCCGAGGTGCGGGAGGGCAGTGGTCTCGCCCAGGTCAGGACTCCGTTCGGCGCGGAGGCCTGGCTGGTCACCCGGCACGCCGACGTCCGCGCGCTGCTCGGAGACGCGGCGAGCTTCAGCAACAGCTGGCAGCGCCCCAACTTCGGCCTCTCCGAGCAGGAGGCTGCCGAGCTGCGGCGCGGCAATCTGCTCACCTACGACCCGCCGGAGCACAGCAGGCTGCGGCGGATGCTCACGCCCGAGTTCACGGTGCGGCGGATGCGGAGGTTGCAGCCTCGGATCGAGGAGATCGTCGAGGACCACCTCGACGCGATGGAGCGGGCCGGTGCGCCGCGCGACCTGGTCGCGGACTTCGCGCTCCCGGTGCCGTCGCTGGTGATCTGCGAGCTGCTGGGCGTGCCTTACGAAGACCGGGCCGAGTTCCAGGAGCGCACCGGCAAGGCGCTCGACACCTCGCTGCCCGACGACGAGCGGGTGCGGCTCAACATCGAGCAGCGGGCGTACATGCGCGGGCTCGTGGAGCGGGCGCAGGCCGATCCGGGCGAGGACATGCTGGGCATGTTGGTGCGCGAACACGGCGACGACCTGGAAACGGCCGACCTCACGGGCATCGCGAGCCTGCTGCTGGTCGCCGGGCACGAGACCACCTCGAACATGCTGGGCCTCGGCACGCTCGCGCTGCTGCGCCACCCCGATCAGCTGGCGCTGGTGCGCGACGAGCCGGAACGCGTCGCCCCGGCGGTGGAGGAGTTGATGCGCTGGCTGAGCATCGTGCACTCCGGTGCGCCACGGGTGACGACCACCGACGTGGAGATCGCCGGCCAGGTCGTGCCCGCGAACTCGATCGTCATGTTCGCGCTGCCCGCGGCCAACCGCGACCACGAGCTGGTGGACGACCCGGACACCCTCGACGTCACCCGCAAGCAGATCAACCACCTGGGCTTCGGCCACGGCATCCACCACTGCCTCGGCGCACCGCTGGCCAGGATGGAGATGTGCACGGCGTTCCCCGCGCTGCTGCGCCGCTTCCCGAACCTGCGCACCGCGACTCCCGCCGACGAGATCGAGTTCCGCTCGTACCACTTCGTCTACGGCCTCAAGAAGCTCGACGTCGCCTGGTAG
- a CDS encoding sulfatase-like hydrolase/transferase yields MPRNMLFLMTDQHRIDTLGCYGDPDAVHTPNLDALAANGTRFDNCFTPTAICTPARASLLTGYAPFRHKLLANYERNVGYLEDLAPDQFTFAERLAERGYNLGLLGKWHGGVQRNAADYGFQGPDLPGWHNPVDHPDYLAYLEEHGLPPYSIRDEVRGTAPNGNPGNLLAARLDQPVEATFEHYLTTRTIEMLHRFAADESTSDIPFFLATHYFGPHLPYLLPDAYYDMYDPAEIELPRSAQETFEGKPPVQRNYSAHWAFDTMSPEDSRKLIAVYRGYVTLIDEQIGRLRRAIDELGLAESTSIMFTADHGEFTGAHRLHDKGPAMYDDIYRIPGIVSVPGESPQVREEFVSLTDFTATILELAGEDPAPAVDSRSLLPLVRGEQPEWAPDLVAEYHGHHFPYPQRMLRDARYKLVINPESHNELYDLELDPDELHNRYEHPEVREVRNAMLRRLYALLRERGDNFYHWMTSMYPVGETDYDPTLSSF; encoded by the coding sequence GTGCCGCGCAACATGCTCTTCCTGATGACCGACCAGCACCGGATCGACACGCTCGGCTGCTACGGCGACCCGGACGCCGTGCACACCCCGAACCTGGACGCGCTGGCCGCGAACGGCACCCGCTTCGACAACTGCTTCACCCCCACCGCGATCTGCACGCCCGCCCGCGCGAGCCTGCTCACGGGCTACGCCCCGTTCCGGCACAAGCTGCTGGCGAACTACGAGCGCAACGTCGGCTACCTGGAGGACCTCGCGCCCGATCAGTTCACCTTCGCCGAGCGGCTCGCCGAACGCGGCTACAACCTGGGACTGCTCGGCAAGTGGCACGGCGGCGTGCAGCGCAACGCGGCCGACTACGGGTTCCAGGGGCCGGACCTGCCGGGCTGGCACAACCCCGTGGACCACCCGGATTACCTGGCATATCTGGAAGAACACGGCCTTCCGCCGTACTCGATCCGGGACGAGGTGCGCGGTACCGCGCCCAACGGCAATCCCGGGAACCTGCTCGCCGCACGGCTGGATCAGCCGGTGGAGGCGACGTTCGAGCACTACCTGACCACCCGCACCATCGAGATGCTGCACCGGTTCGCCGCCGACGAGTCCACTTCGGACATACCGTTCTTCTTGGCGACGCACTACTTCGGGCCGCACCTGCCGTACCTGCTGCCGGACGCGTACTACGACATGTACGACCCGGCCGAGATCGAACTGCCGCGCTCGGCGCAGGAGACCTTCGAGGGCAAGCCGCCGGTGCAGCGCAACTACAGCGCGCACTGGGCGTTCGACACCATGTCGCCGGAGGACAGCCGCAAGCTCATCGCCGTCTACCGGGGCTACGTGACGCTCATCGACGAGCAGATCGGCCGGTTGCGCCGCGCGATCGACGAGCTCGGGCTCGCCGAGAGCACCTCGATCATGTTCACCGCCGACCACGGCGAGTTCACCGGCGCGCACCGGCTGCACGACAAGGGACCGGCGATGTACGACGACATCTACCGCATCCCCGGCATCGTGTCCGTGCCCGGCGAATCTCCGCAGGTGCGGGAGGAGTTCGTCAGCCTCACCGACTTCACCGCGACCATCCTGGAGCTCGCGGGCGAGGACCCCGCGCCCGCCGTAGACAGCCGGAGCCTGCTGCCGCTGGTTCGCGGCGAGCAGCCGGAATGGGCGCCGGACCTGGTGGCCGAGTACCACGGCCACCACTTCCCGTACCCGCAGCGGATGCTGCGCGACGCCCGCTACAAGCTGGTGATCAACCCCGAGTCGCACAACGAGCTCTACGACTTGGAGCTCGACCCCGACGAACTGCACAACCGCTACGAGCATCCCGAGGTCCGCGAGGTCCGCAACGCGATGCTGCGCCGCCTGTACGCGCTGCTGCGGGAGCGCGGCGACAACTTCTACCACTGGATGACCAGCATGTACCCCGTCGGCGAAACGGACTACGACCCGACGCTGAGCTCGTTCTGA
- a CDS encoding TetR/AcrR family transcriptional regulator → MSDSSDPPKRALRSDAQRNHLRILAAARAELAEHGPAIRLEDVARRAEVGLATLYRRFAGRQELVHAVFDQYFTEEIEPLLHEAAADPDAWRGLSRGLADSLATVVENKALLHAVRESGVAMAEVVPRFLGPMGEVLRRAQRDGRARADLVERDLTAFVVMVLAAAGSGVAERSTGAPEGWRRYLALLLDGSRAAVAGELPCPGAETGC, encoded by the coding sequence GTGTCCGATTCGAGTGATCCGCCGAAGCGTGCGCTGCGGTCCGACGCGCAGCGCAACCACCTGCGCATCCTGGCCGCCGCGCGGGCGGAGCTCGCCGAGCACGGCCCGGCGATCCGGCTGGAGGACGTCGCGCGTCGCGCCGAGGTGGGATTGGCCACGCTGTACCGCAGGTTCGCGGGCAGGCAGGAGCTCGTGCACGCGGTGTTCGACCAGTACTTCACCGAGGAGATCGAGCCGCTGTTGCACGAGGCCGCCGCCGACCCCGACGCCTGGCGAGGGCTGAGCCGGGGACTGGCCGACAGCTTGGCGACGGTGGTGGAGAACAAGGCGCTGCTGCACGCCGTGCGGGAATCGGGCGTGGCCATGGCGGAGGTGGTGCCGCGTTTCCTCGGGCCGATGGGCGAGGTGCTGCGCCGCGCGCAGCGCGACGGGCGGGCGCGTGCGGATCTGGTCGAGCGCGATCTCACGGCGTTCGTGGTGATGGTGCTGGCGGCGGCGGGCAGTGGCGTGGCGGAGAGGTCCACCGGTGCGCCGGAGGGCTGGCGGCGGTATCTCGCGCTGCTGCTCGACGGCAGCCGTGCGGCCGTGGCGGGGGAATTGCCGTGTCCGGGCGCGGAAACCGGCTGCTGA
- a CDS encoding DUF397 domain-containing protein: MSDEPSGWRKSSRSAQQTSCVEVGRAVDGAAVRDTKDRAAGHLTATTGQWSAFVGALKSGRFDG, from the coding sequence ATGAGCGATGAGCCCAGTGGCTGGCGCAAGTCCAGCAGGTCGGCCCAGCAGACCAGTTGCGTCGAGGTCGGCCGGGCGGTGGATGGCGCTGCGGTTCGTGACACCAAGGATCGAGCGGCGGGCCATTTAACGGCGACGACCGGCCAGTGGTCCGCGTTCGTCGGCGCGCTCAAGTCCGGTCGTTTCGACGGTTGA
- a CDS encoding metal-dependent hydrolase, with protein sequence MEAGGHACTGALAGAASSSTIGALTGADLGVAGTAVGALLGAGAALLPDLDADGATAYRSGGRVTALVGECFQLLARTTYGRTRLPHDPTGDGEHRGLVHTPIFAVSLGLLVALGALLTPWVTGIAMILVLAPGISALSRSGPRWVRRRLCTDQDPVALLAAGAITCSLALAGAMAELGWFAGVSITMGMIVHSVGDSATRSGICWTFPIRRRCAKCSRKPSARCSGARWRRGHVLPKSMRWSVGSRGGKKIERSIELVCLVLVTALLVPDAAELARALG encoded by the coding sequence ATGGAAGCGGGCGGCCACGCGTGCACGGGAGCGTTGGCGGGAGCGGCGTCGAGCAGCACCATCGGTGCGCTCACCGGCGCTGACCTCGGAGTGGCGGGGACGGCGGTGGGTGCGTTGCTGGGCGCCGGCGCCGCGCTGTTGCCGGACCTCGACGCCGACGGCGCGACGGCCTACCGCAGCGGCGGACGCGTCACCGCGCTGGTGGGGGAGTGCTTTCAGCTCCTGGCGCGCACCACATACGGCCGGACCCGGTTACCGCACGACCCCACCGGTGACGGTGAGCACCGAGGTTTGGTGCACACGCCGATTTTCGCGGTGTCGCTGGGATTGCTCGTCGCTCTCGGCGCGTTGCTGACTCCGTGGGTGACGGGCATCGCGATGATCCTGGTGCTGGCGCCCGGCATCAGCGCGCTCTCCCGGTCCGGTCCGCGATGGGTGCGGCGCAGGTTGTGCACCGATCAGGACCCGGTGGCGCTGCTGGCGGCGGGCGCGATCACCTGCTCGTTGGCGCTGGCGGGAGCGATGGCGGAACTGGGCTGGTTCGCCGGGGTCTCGATCACCATGGGAATGATCGTGCACTCGGTGGGCGACTCGGCGACGCGCAGCGGAATCTGCTGGACGTTCCCCATCCGCCGGCGCTGCGCCAAGTGCAGCCGCAAGCCCAGCGCCCGCTGTTCGGGGGCGCGCTGGCGACGCGGCCACGTGCTGCCGAAGTCGATGCGCTGGAGCGTCGGTTCCCGCGGCGGCAAGAAGATCGAACGATCCATCGAGCTCGTATGCCTGGTGCTCGTCACGGCACTGCTGGTCCCGGACGCCGCGGAGCTCGCCCGCGCGCTGGGATGA
- a CDS encoding helix-turn-helix transcriptional regulator — protein sequence MSRNRTGSPRNRALGAELREIRERAGVTVRELAHRIGGHHSKYTRNEQAARSPSPEEVASIMTALGTSEAERDRLIEMAREHESGGNWLKSGSAGSLGIAHELTDLMEFERTATSITDISPILIPGLLQTSDYARAVMGGMPSHEVDARVAMRVGRRDILMRRNGSPAFHAFIEESALWKKLGGDEVMADQLRHVATMSERPNVTVQVVPADLTTWNAALGGSFIYFEFPKAGPIVHLEHVSSSAFLAEPEDIAAFQQAVDNVSRAAMTVAQSSKVIARRITELEGAS from the coding sequence ATGAGCCGCAACAGGACCGGATCACCGCGTAACCGCGCGCTGGGCGCCGAGCTGCGTGAAATACGTGAGCGCGCCGGGGTGACGGTGCGAGAACTGGCGCACCGAATCGGCGGCCACCACTCGAAATACACGCGCAACGAACAGGCTGCTCGATCACCATCACCCGAAGAGGTGGCCTCGATCATGACCGCGCTCGGCACATCCGAAGCCGAGCGCGACCGGCTGATCGAGATGGCGCGCGAGCACGAAAGCGGCGGGAACTGGCTGAAATCCGGCTCGGCCGGCTCACTCGGCATCGCCCACGAGCTGACCGACCTGATGGAGTTCGAACGCACCGCGACGTCGATCACGGACATCTCGCCGATCCTGATCCCCGGACTTCTCCAGACCTCCGATTACGCCCGCGCTGTCATGGGCGGAATGCCCTCGCACGAAGTCGACGCGCGCGTCGCGATGAGGGTCGGCCGTCGCGACATTCTGATGAGGAGGAACGGCTCACCTGCGTTCCACGCGTTCATCGAGGAGTCCGCGTTGTGGAAGAAGCTCGGTGGAGATGAGGTCATGGCCGACCAGCTGCGCCACGTGGCGACGATGTCCGAGCGGCCCAACGTGACGGTTCAGGTAGTTCCCGCGGACCTGACGACGTGGAACGCGGCGCTCGGCGGATCGTTCATCTACTTCGAGTTTCCGAAAGCCGGGCCGATCGTTCACCTGGAACATGTCAGTTCGTCCGCATTCCTCGCCGAGCCTGAGGACATCGCGGCTTTTCAGCAGGCCGTCGATAACGTCTCGCGGGCAGCAATGACCGTCGCTCAGTCCTCGAAGGTCATCGCCCGGCGAATCACCGAATTGGAAGGAGCATCATGA
- a CDS encoding sugar porter family MFS transporter: MSESRSPSSSAAARSVFFFGSFGGILAGYDQGIAAGSLLFIGPALGLTPWTKGLVVSSLMFGAIIGSLVAGALAERWGRRPILQLAAAVFGISAVGMAVAPGVATLVAARVLGGLAVGIASVVVPTYLSELAPTRNRGGIATLNQLMIAIGIFAAYLTSLLLSPWGAWRWMLGIALVPSLLLFIGVSRSPETPRWLVAHGRPDEARRVLGKQVGEGEADGVLADIQRTKDAEPSGDRARWRELLTPALRRPLLIAVGLALLQQFIGINTIVYYAPTILQAAGFGDSAALLNSVGLGALSIVTTLVTARVVDGVGRRRLLLIGGTAMLLSMTVLAVLFGGELLDGVAGATGAVICLAVFKVAFSLSWGPLMWVLLPEQFPLRVRTMGVGVGSFVNWTANLLVSQFFPVLLVFGAGAVFGIFAGFAVLALVFTFFCVRETSRRSLEDLELTG, translated from the coding sequence ATGTCCGAATCCCGATCGCCGAGCTCGTCCGCCGCTGCGCGCTCCGTGTTCTTCTTCGGTTCCTTCGGTGGCATCCTCGCCGGTTACGACCAGGGCATCGCGGCGGGTTCACTGCTGTTCATCGGCCCGGCGCTGGGTTTGACGCCGTGGACGAAGGGCCTGGTGGTGAGCTCGCTGATGTTCGGCGCCATCATCGGCAGCCTGGTCGCGGGAGCGCTCGCGGAACGGTGGGGCAGACGGCCGATCCTGCAACTGGCGGCGGCCGTGTTCGGGATCTCGGCGGTCGGGATGGCGGTCGCGCCGGGCGTCGCGACCTTGGTCGCCGCCCGGGTGCTCGGTGGCCTCGCCGTCGGCATCGCCTCGGTGGTGGTGCCGACGTACCTCTCGGAGCTGGCGCCCACCCGCAACCGCGGCGGCATCGCCACGCTGAACCAGCTCATGATCGCCATCGGCATCTTCGCCGCCTACCTGACGAGCCTGCTGCTGTCGCCGTGGGGCGCGTGGCGCTGGATGCTCGGCATCGCGCTGGTGCCGTCGTTGCTGCTGTTCATCGGCGTGTCCCGGTCGCCGGAGACGCCGCGCTGGCTGGTCGCGCACGGCCGTCCCGACGAGGCACGGCGAGTCCTCGGCAAACAGGTCGGCGAGGGAGAAGCAGACGGGGTGCTCGCCGACATCCAGCGCACGAAGGACGCCGAACCGAGCGGCGATCGCGCGCGGTGGCGCGAACTGCTCACTCCGGCGCTGCGCCGCCCGCTGCTGATCGCGGTGGGACTGGCCCTGCTGCAGCAGTTCATCGGCATCAACACGATCGTCTACTACGCGCCGACGATCCTGCAGGCGGCCGGTTTCGGCGACAGCGCCGCGCTGCTCAACAGCGTGGGGCTCGGCGCGCTGTCCATCGTCACCACTCTGGTCACGGCGCGCGTCGTCGACGGGGTGGGGCGGCGGCGCCTGCTGCTGATCGGCGGCACCGCGATGCTGCTGAGCATGACGGTGCTCGCGGTGCTGTTCGGCGGCGAACTGCTCGACGGCGTGGCCGGTGCGACCGGTGCGGTGATCTGCCTGGCGGTGTTCAAGGTCGCGTTCTCGCTGAGCTGGGGGCCGCTGATGTGGGTGCTGCTGCCGGAACAGTTCCCGCTTCGCGTGCGCACCATGGGAGTCGGCGTCGGCTCGTTCGTGAACTGGACGGCGAACCTGCTGGTGTCCCAGTTCTTCCCGGTGCTGCTGGTGTTCGGAGCGGGCGCCGTGTTCGGCATCTTCGCCGGCTTCGCCGTGCTGGCGCTGGTGTTCACGTTCTTCTGCGTGCGAGAAACCTCCCGCCGCAGCCTCGAAGACCTCGAACTCACGGGATAG
- a CDS encoding helix-turn-helix domain-containing protein: MPQGSSHRVVVLVDEGSNPFEMGVATELFGLRRPELDRPWYDFAVCAARPRVRMHLGMFTLSDVAGPEAADAADTLIVPNRPDPEVPASPGVLAAIECAARRGARLVSFCTGAFTLAEAGVLDGRRATTHWRWAAEFTRRFPLVCLEPDVLFVDDGDVLTAAGSAAALDLGLHLINRDHGAEIANAVSRRLVFAGHRDGGQRQFVERPIPDVPDTSLAPALDWARAHLDRPLTVAELAARLATSPATLHRRFRAELGTTPLAWLATERIALACRLIERGELRLDRVAAASGFGTTANLRSRFRKHTGLAPSEYRRRFGAVPAG, translated from the coding sequence ATGCCGCAAGGATCCTCGCACCGGGTCGTGGTGCTCGTCGACGAAGGCTCGAACCCGTTCGAGATGGGCGTGGCCACCGAACTGTTCGGCCTGCGCCGCCCCGAACTCGACCGACCTTGGTACGACTTCGCGGTGTGCGCGGCGCGGCCTCGGGTGCGGATGCACCTGGGCATGTTCACGCTCTCCGACGTCGCCGGTCCGGAGGCCGCGGATGCGGCGGACACGCTGATCGTGCCCAACCGGCCCGACCCGGAAGTGCCCGCCTCGCCCGGAGTTCTCGCCGCGATCGAGTGCGCGGCCCGGCGTGGAGCACGGCTGGTGAGCTTCTGCACCGGAGCCTTCACGTTGGCCGAAGCGGGCGTGCTGGACGGCCGCCGCGCGACGACGCATTGGCGCTGGGCGGCGGAGTTCACGCGGCGATTCCCGTTGGTGTGCTTGGAACCGGACGTGCTGTTCGTCGACGACGGTGACGTGCTCACCGCGGCGGGCAGCGCGGCGGCGCTGGACCTCGGGCTGCACCTCATCAACCGCGACCACGGCGCGGAGATCGCCAACGCCGTGAGCAGGCGGCTCGTGTTCGCCGGTCACCGCGACGGCGGCCAGCGGCAGTTCGTGGAGCGCCCGATACCGGACGTCCCGGACACGTCGCTGGCGCCCGCGCTGGATTGGGCACGCGCGCACCTGGATCGGCCGCTGACCGTGGCGGAGCTGGCGGCGCGACTGGCGACCAGCCCCGCGACGCTGCACCGGAGGTTCCGCGCGGAACTCGGCACCACACCGCTGGCGTGGCTCGCCACCGAGCGGATCGCGCTGGCCTGCCGCCTCATCGAACGCGGCGAACTCCGCTTGGACCGGGTCGCCGCAGCCAGCGGCTTCGGCACCACCGCCAACCTCCGCAGCCGGTTCCGCAAGCACACCGGCCTCGCCCCGTCGGAGTACCGCCGCCGCTTCGGCGCGGTTCCTGCGGGCTGA